GCGGCGATCGGCTCGACGGGGAACTGATCGGCGTCGATGGGAAGTGGTACCTGGTTCGGGTCGATGGGCGGGCCTATCCGGTTGCCGGGAACGCGACGACACCGTTCGCGGCAGCGACCTTCTTCGATCCGGAGATCACGATCGCGGTCGACGAGCCGGTGAACCTGACCGCTCTCGAGAGCCGGGTGCAGGCGGAGTTCCCTTCGGAGAACCTCTTCTACGCTATCCGGGTGGACGGCACCTTCCCGCATGTGGTGACCCGGAGCGTGCCCGCCCAGGAGAAGCCGTACCCGCGGCTCGCCGATGTGACGGCCAACCAGACGGTCTTTACGTTTGAGAACGTCCCCGGAACCGCCGTCGGGTTCTGGACGCCGGAACTCGCAGAGGGGATCAACGTCCCCGGCTACCACCTTCACTTCATCACCTCCGACCGCACCGCCGGCGGCCACGTGCTCGATATGGTCATGGCGGAGGGCACCGTGCAGGTCGACACCACGATGAACTTCACCATGGCGCTCCCGTCCGGCGGCGACTTCTTAACGGTTGATCTTTCAGGAGACCTCTCCGACGACCTTGAAAAAGTCGAGTAATGCCGGATCTCCGGCGGTCCTGCCCGGGACTTCCCCCTCCTTGGCTGCCAAAAAAAGTTTTTATCTGACGACGAGCAGCGGCGGTTTGACAGCGCCGCCGATCTGCTCGAGCAGGGCGCTGATCCGGGACTTTCCGCTCCTGCCGAAAGCGCCCATGACGATCAGCCCGTATTCGCCGGAGTTCGTCTCCTTAAGAACCTCCTCCCTGATCGACCCCTCGACGATCTTTGACGAGCACCGGATCTTCTCCCCCTGGTAACGGGTGAGGATGCCGTTCTGGTCATCCTCGATGCTCTTTCGCATGTCCTTCCAGATCCGCTCTTCGTAGCCCTTCAGCTGGTCGCAGATCCCGCTCTGGGCGCAGAAGTTGAACGCCATCGCCTTGGCCTCCGCGATATCCAGCACCGAGAAGAGGACTACCTCGGCATTCTTCCGCTTTGCCAGTCCAATCGCATGCAGAGCCGCTTTCTGGCTCCACTTCGAACCATCGATA
The genomic region above belongs to Methanoculleus horonobensis and contains:
- a CDS encoding universal stress protein, whose amino-acid sequence is MKILVLIDGSKWSQKAALHAIGLAKRKNAEVVLFSVLDIAEAKAMAFNFCAQSGICDQLKGYEERIWKDMRKSIEDDQNGILTRYQGEKIRCSSKIVEGSIREEVLKETNSGEYGLIVMGAFGRSGKSRISALLEQIGGAVKPPLLVVR
- the budA gene encoding acetolactate decarboxylase, which translates into the protein MAEDRLFRYIVVAVGFLLAGTLIGLAAAPLPAVPASEDRDALFQVSTIDALLQGTYDGSMTFDELARHGDFGIGCGDRLDGELIGVDGKWYLVRVDGRAYPVAGNATTPFAAATFFDPEITIAVDEPVNLTALESRVQAEFPSENLFYAIRVDGTFPHVVTRSVPAQEKPYPRLADVTANQTVFTFENVPGTAVGFWTPELAEGINVPGYHLHFITSDRTAGGHVLDMVMAEGTVQVDTTMNFTMALPSGGDFLTVDLSGDLSDDLEKVE